The following coding sequences are from one Lusitaniella coriacea LEGE 07157 window:
- a CDS encoding response regulator has product MIRILLVDDQSLILRGLKALLKPETTLAIVGEAENGKVAIEKVAQLHPDVVLMDVRMPVMDGVAATREICQQFPQTKVLVLTTFDDDEYVSRAIQWGAAGYLLKDTPPDDLVQAIHAVDKGYTQLAPGLVQKMIQGQIPSLTAPSPPPGWDELTPREKEILGLIATGASNREIAQTLFIAEKTVKNHITNILHRLQVRDRTQAALLARDYPV; this is encoded by the coding sequence ATGATTCGCATTCTATTAGTTGACGATCAAAGTCTCATTTTACGGGGCTTAAAAGCCCTGCTCAAACCCGAAACCACCCTAGCTATTGTGGGAGAAGCAGAGAATGGAAAAGTGGCGATTGAAAAAGTCGCCCAACTGCATCCCGATGTGGTCTTAATGGACGTGCGAATGCCCGTGATGGACGGTGTAGCGGCGACGCGGGAAATCTGTCAGCAATTCCCCCAAACCAAAGTTTTAGTTTTGACCACCTTTGATGACGATGAATACGTATCGCGGGCGATACAGTGGGGCGCAGCGGGGTATTTACTCAAAGATACGCCCCCAGACGATCTCGTGCAGGCAATTCATGCGGTGGATAAGGGATACACGCAACTCGCACCGGGTTTGGTGCAGAAAATGATACAAGGGCAAATCCCTTCCCTCACCGCACCGAGTCCGCCACCGGGTTGGGATGAATTAACCCCTAGGGAGAAGGAAATTTTAGGTTTAATTGCAACGGGTGCGAGCAATAGGGAAATCGCTCAAACGCTGTTTATTGCAGAGAAGACCGTGAAAAATCACATTACTAATATTTTGCATCGATTGCAGGTGCGCGATCGCACTCAAGCAGCGCTATTAGCCAGAGATTATCCTGTTTAA